TTATAACTATAAGAACAACAATTACTCTGATTTTGGAATTATCTCAATATTATCTGTGAATTTTAGGTGATAGGTGTTTGATATTTTGTAGGAGATTTGTGTCTCACAACTTGTATTATACACTCTTTCCCTTCTTCTCTTCGATGTGTCTTCCGATAACACCTTTATGCTCTTGTATGGTGCAGCTTCGAATGCTTTATCAAACATCTTTTAGAGGTGCTTATAGTCTTATTTTCTGCAGCTATTAGTGGCTCTGAAAGTGCGCTATCCTCAACGTATCACTATTCTCAGAGGAAATCATGAAAGTAGACAGGTATTGATTAGTTTTTGGCCGTTCCTGTTCCTTTGAAAGTAGACTTGGAACCTGTTTCCTTTTTTAcaaatttgtttatattgttgGCAATTGACATATGAACCTCATTTATGCTAGAAAATTTATGTGTTTCAGTCACTGCTATGTGCATTTTAATCCGTTAAAACATTTTTATCCGTTAAACATTATATTATTTTCTGATTATGTGCAGCTGATTTTGAATGGTGTATATGAGTTTTGTTTGTGCTTCAGCTAACTTTTAACAGTTACCTGATTATTTTTTGTGATAAATCGTGATTGCAACTGAAAAAATGACATTAGAAGATGATGTTCTGTGTGGCATTACGACTACTAGCATTtgttaaaacaaaatttggatcCAGTCTTAAATTTTGAGATTGCTGAAAGCCTGACCTCTCTGTTGGAGGCTTGGAGCTAATGCTACAGATCCCGGATTTGTTGTTTCCTGGGTGTGTTGTGTTACTATAGTTAGCTGTTTGTATCAGGATTCTTTATTTGGTCCCAGGATTTGCATGTTCAACTTATTGACTCTTTTGTACATTTCTTTATCTTCTTTCTCAACCGGGGAACTTTAAATCATTATTTTACTGTTAAACTATTCAGGAGAACTATTGTTGTTTTATTTACTTGCCCATTGCTGTAATTGCTATCCTTAAAACTAATATGTTTGTCTACTATTGccttactatttattttttctcctcCTTGCAGATCACTCAAGTATATGGTTTTTATGATGAATGTTTGCGCAAGTGAGTTTCTTTTGTGACCGTTTTTCATCTGTTCCCAAGTTGTTTCAGTAATGTTTAATCTTAACTTAAATTTCTTTCTTGAGAAACATATGGCAAGGCTTAAAATAGTAAGGCTCACTTTGTGTTACTGTTGAGTGAAACTTTCCTTACCAAAGACCATAATATGATTCTTTAATGGATTTAGGTGGTATGATTtatgaatttcataattttattatgtTACTTTATTACTTAGGAGATTCTTGTCTATAATCATATCTGCATATAAAATATTGCATATTCAAACAGAAGGTATGCTAGAGCAAGTGAGTTCTTAGTAGTTGCTGAGGAGTTCAGTTGAAATTCATATAAACATATATTGGTCAAGTAGAAGCATTAGTGGCTCTAGTTTTCTGTAGGTTATCTCTGTCCATGTATTGTCTCGCAAGGATGCTTTACTGATATGCACATGTTGTTCACATCCTACATAAATACTAATGCCTTTAAATTATCTATTTTGTTGTAGGTATGGAAATGCTAATGTTTGGAAGACATTCACTGATCTGTTTGATTATTTTCCCCTGACCGCATTGGTTCGTAGATCCTCTCTTTCATAGTATTGTTATTTCAAAGTTTCTCATTGACATGTATGCTATATTGCTATTAGAGGTGTAAACAGTTTCTTTGGAGTCTTATTTCTTATTGACCCTACACAATGTTAATTAAGGACTGAATTGTACAGACTTGCAATTATAGTTTATAGGTTCAGATGCCTGTTTCTTATATGGGACCTTGATTGTTTTAGTTGTATGGTTTATTGTGCTTGCTATTCAATTAAATCTGAGATAAGTCATCTTTGTGTAGGTTGAATCCGAAATATTTTGTCTGCATGGTGGTTTATCCCCGTCTATTGAGACCCTTGACAATATAAGAAACTTTGATCGTGTTCAAGAAGTTCCACATGAAGGTCCTATGTGTGATCTTTTGTGGTCTGATCCTGATGATCGTTGTGGTTGGGGTATATCTCCCCGTGGTGCTGGATACACTTTTGGGCAGGTATTTTTCTGCCTGATAAAGGTTCTGGTTTCAATCTTCCTTGAGGACCTTGACTTACTAATAATTCTTCAATTATGCCTACTTATTCCCCAGGACATATCAGAGCAGTTCAACCACAGCAACAGCTTAAAACTAATTGCCAGAGCCCATCAACTCGTTATGGAAGGATATAACTGGGCCCATGTAAATATTCAAATCCGTATTAGACCCGTTTTCTTTCTATATTACCATGAGTTGGAATGGATTTTCattgttgattttgattttgcttTGTCCGCAGGAACAAAAGGTTGTCACTATATTTAGTGCACCAAATTATTGTTATCGCTGTGGAAATATGGCATCCATTTTGGAAGTTGATGATTGCAGGGAGCATACGTTTATCCAGGTTTTGCCTCTATTCTCATGCAGTCTGTTTATTTTcagccaaaaaaaaaacaagaatagGTTTCCAAATCGGTTCATGTAGCAGTTAGTTGATGATGTTCCTTGTAATTTTATCTCTATAGTTTGAGCCAGCTCCAAGGAGAGGAGAACCTGATGTCACTCGGAGGACCCCCGACTATTTCTTGTAGCTCTGATAAACTCGTCTTCCGGTTATATGATGTGTCAGTTTGGGGTGCTTGCATGGTCGTTGCCTGAGAGATTTGAGGTTCAAGTAATTCACCTATTTGAAGTTGGTGCAAGTGGGAAGATGCATGCAAGATGAGAGGCTCCTAGTCTTGCAAGTTACATTCTAACCTTTCTTAGGATCCAGAGGTGTGGAAATTGGAATAGGGGATGCTTCTGCGTATCATGttctataatttttttgatGTGATGTTCCCCATTTCTACtcttatttttcttgtttttataTTCATCTTTGAATCACTGCCATTTGGAGGATAGGTGTGTTGGAATTATCGCACAATCTGTCAATTAAATCCTTCTCATTCTGTTGGTTGCAAATCTCCATGCTATTGAAATCTTGATATGGACACTTTGTCTGGTTTAATGCCTGTAGTTCatttgctctctctctctctctctctctctctctctctctctcacacacacacacacacacacacacacacacacacacacacactcaaaGACGATTGACATAATCTGAGGGTGAAAACTAAGTGTATCGAAATTGCATCTCTTTTCACAAAGAAGGCTGAAATGCTTTACATCTCGGTCTATAAAATGTGGCTTTAATTAGTAAAGAGTGAGCAAATGGCCAGAAAATGAGTCCCCACTTTCTCTAGTTGCCTTATTATCAGCAGCAGCACATTTGGAGAAAGCTTTCAGCTCCTTGCAAGATTTCATGTGGGCATGCATCTTCTCTGGCTTGAACACCTTCCCACATTGTCTGCAACAACaaagaaacacataactgcatTTTGGGTGGCTCGCCCGAGGGGACAATCTCTCAAGAAAGCAACAGCTACTTACGAGCAATTCGGCCCGTTCACTGGCTTATAAGGAGGACAAGGTGCTTTTAGCTCTGTTGGTTCACTCTTGCTCTTCCTCAAATCCTCAATCCCATCAAGGCTCCTCCTGTAAGAATTCAATCATTATTCCATCATTTTTCTCATAGAGTAAGTTATCACAGCAGACAAATGGCAAGGAATATTTACCTTCCACTAAAGTATTGTCGAGCCGAAGCAGGAATCCTACCCACCCTCTGAGAGCCTCCGAAGCTGCTATCACTTTTCCACAACGCAGCGGAATGAACATTCTCCACATCGCTCCAACACATGCTCGTGAAAGGCTTGTTGTTTGGTTTCTTCATTGGAACAACTGCAGACTCATTCGTCTTTATATCCCCACAAGTGATCAGGTTCTTGAGCATTTTTTATTTGCTGTTCGCGTTGTTCTTGCTCTTCGTGCATTGAGGGTCTGATCCCAAGTCCTTGCATAATTCAACAGCCTCAGCTGCAACAGTCTTTTCTACAATAGTGCCGTTCTTGCTCCTCTTCTTGCTCAAAAGTGTGGAGTAAAAAGGCCAGTGCCGCCCCACTTTATCATCGATGCTTGGCGTTTCTTCTTTGGTTGTGTTCAAACTTTTCTCCGTCTCGACTTTTCCCGAGTCATCTGTACATGTGGATGTCTCTGAGCCAAAAGACGGTGATTCTTCTTCGATTTCAGACGCCGGTTTTGATGAGACTTCAACTGAGGCCTCTGTTGTTGgttgagtttgttttttttccttACCAACTTTTCCCCCTGTGTATGAATATTCTGATTACAAAAGATTCAATTTGGACACACAATAAGTGAATGAATCTACCTTTGATATTGATGGATGAAATCTCTGATCCTTGAAGCACATACTCATTGTCTGAAATGGGAGTGATGAGATCATCATCTACCAAATCCTGCCACACATACCCTGCTTTGTATCTCCTGCAcaacaaaatcaataaaaaaaaacacacctCCAAATTTCCAACTTTATGAAAATGTACAAAAATGAAACCTACCTCTTGTATGACCAAGAAAACGACTCCGGTATCTCGTTCCCCCGCAGCTCCGACAACCATCTCTTCACATCTGCATTGCACAGTTTCATATCATACACATATTATCTGGCTCTGTGAACTCAAAATTACCAAACCTCGCAATCGAACACCATTTCTGGAGAGATGATGGACTCGAATGAGATGAGGGTGTTCGATACGCCCCTTTCGACTAAGAAAGTAGACGATGTGAAGCCTCCTCACTTCTTTTGTCTCCATTAGTTCTTTCTCTGCCtaacaaaaaacaacaaaactgcctccttatttcacttttttaggaagaaaagaataaaacagAAGTTCAAATGGCGAGTGAAACCCGAGAAAGAATTCTATGTTCTATGCCGGCCTGAGATTAAGCAACAAAacataaacaaaacacaaaaaataaattaaaaaaaacatgcatGCATCTAATATTGCAGGCCTACAACGACAAACATACtcctattttaaaatataataatgcaTAACATTATTAATTGTTGCGAGAATCGAAAGGATCATTGGATAAAGAGATTTTTACCATATAATTATGATCTGTTAATTCGCTTTCTGCAGGAAAAAAGCACATACACACGCAGTGAGGGAGATAGGATTggtttatatataaatatggggTTTTGCACACTAGGATAAGATCTATAACAATATAATATAACAAAGCTATTAATTTGGCAAACTTGGTCTATTCCATGAACTAGCATTTCATTTCGGGGTATATTGTTATTTCTATACTGCAGCTTTTGaccaacttttcttttatttttataaagatGATCTTGTTTTTTTAAAGAATCATGGTTCCCCGTTTTCCTTTACTGTGACTCAAACCCTCCAATCCCGACCTATTAAATGGAGATAAAATCATAGCACGATTTCTCTATTTTTAGTGCTCAAATGGTTAGTAGAATAACATTTCTCGTCTTATTATACAAGTTGCATTTACTTAAGATGGAAAAATTTAGTTGGATTCGTTTTGGTTTGAATTGAGGTCTTACAATGCAAAAAatacttttaattatgtaaatatgATGATTTAATTTGGGAAGAAACTGCCCCATCATTAAGTAATTAATGAGAATCAGAGTTACAATATAATTATATGATCATATCATGAtaacaaaatttgtaaattgCACAAAAGCAGGGAAATTCTATTTAATTACTAGTATTGAATCTGACATGatggtttttttaaaaaaattttattttccctcTCTTGATTTGGTGATTATTGTGGAATACTGTTTTCGTGGGTGATTAATTTCCAAATTATCTATAACTGGAGAACAGTGGGTAATTGTCACATACTAGTATATTTCTAAGTTCTATTCCATTGTCATGCATGCAGAGTGCAAATTGGATATCACATAATAATAATGTCACAATTATAATCTAATATGTAAAAGTTAATCATTATCACCAAACTTTCATTCGCACATAAATTACATGACTGCAGGAACACACATAAAAATAGTTATATATAATTAGGTACCTGTAAAATTCAGTCCGAAAGTGGATGTTTAATGGAAATGACCAATTTCAGCTTCTATGAAAAAAAACAAACTCATATATATGAAAGCAAGAGGAAAACATCACAGATATATATAGGTAGTGTAGTAAAGCCCCAAGCTATAACTataaacaacaaattaattgcaaataaaattaTGGATTTAGCGAGATGGGTTTTCATGCAATTATGATTGAATAACAATCGGTTGACCTTAACCATATCTTATGtttcctgccacgtcataaggaattcccactgcacagtggcggaattccctgcggaattcccgaaggaattcccacaattaaaaaaaattcacaaattcaaaaactagacaatttccggaagtaaacaatttacggaattaaaatttcgacacgaatacggagaaaatgtaaccactttatttaaaaaaacatacttcattaaaaaaaagtacataattactaaaaaaagtacataaaaataaaaatcggcttctcactcctcggattcctcgTCGCAGTCCTCTCGCCTTCCCCGCCGTCGCCGCCACCCCCCTCGCCGTCATCGTCCGACATCCCGTCGAGCCCCAAATCGCGGCACATACTATCGAGGAGGGCTTAAGCTTCCGCTTGTAATGGGGGGGGGGTCGCTTGGCGCAATTCAACCatcgcacgtaacaaggtttcatgtgcgGCGATGTgggcgaatgaggggttctcggAATGGTTTGGGGGGGAGGGTGCTGTCGATTCGGCCTCGGCGGATCCGCTGGTGCTTACCCTCGACATCCGCGCCGCGGatttttgcccaaccgggcgacggcggcgagCCTCCGATGTGGGTGTGGGGAACTCTGACTCGGGAGGGGGAAGTTTCgcggaaccagcactgctactgtactctccggaagcgctgatcttcgtccgcttcggccagccggattcaacacccgcagtgaacttgggCGAATACTGCACCACAAGAAACACTGGCCAATacttgaattccccgaagccctTCTCAGCGTAAGGGAACTGCTGATGAGCCagcagcttcacatcctcggcagacatgccgctggttgccgagcggaggttctttgtgtaaatgccggcaaatcggctgagctgcctcttcaaccgctcccactgtttccggcattgctccgAGTTGTGAGCCTTCCCTCCTtgcggtttgaactggaggtagctttggctaatgcgccaccacatccggtcGATGTGTTGGTTTGCCCCGAcgtatggatcctccactacactgatccacgtcttcgccagcgcgacgcactcgtcCATGCTTCAGATGGTCCTCTTGCTCCTgctggatccctcccccacctcacCTCCGTACACCGGGACGCCCCGTCCTGGCCCCGTCCTCCCCGTCGCTGGTGGTGCGCTGGCGGGAGTATCCCAGACCGGagaaagccccaactcctcgaACGAGAACGTGCCGACGCCAgcgaactgagtctcgagaggagaacTCGGCGGGTTGTCCGTCGCCAGTAAATCCATAAagggccgatagacgttgtcgaccggcgattgggggaccccctgcctactctCCCCGTAACGACAGACGACCCctgcatctggggcatcatcctcGTACTCGCCCTGGGCATCTGGAGCATCATCTCGTACCATGTcaggtacatgttgtagtacccgggcatcattccCGGTGGCATTTAAgactggggcatcatccccggaaTTTGAGGCATCGCAGCGGACATCGGCGTACTCCCGCCGATGGGAAAATGGGGCGCCGGTGACTCGCTCGAGGCGGGTGAATTGCTGccgtggtgctccattgttgATTCACAAGAAAtgtatttttagagagagagaaaaacttgttaatacaagtgatgcgaatgaaatgaagttcaacgggatgtatatataggaaccgaaaaaaatatttaatgcattaaatagaaattccgcgcggaattccgcgagcgtcaacgcaatggcggacgtccgcactgAATTCcgcggaacgccgcggaactgcgaattccttTGCGAAATTCCATATCCGTGCCTGGGACgtgcaatgacggacgtccgccacAGAATTCCCGCACGTtggtgggaattccgcgtggacgtctgccattgcggatgctcacAATCTACCTATTGCCGTCGTGTCAAGAAAAAACATCATTAAATAGATAGTGTTGGGAAAAGGGTAAGTCTAtgtggccataatgtggctggCCATAATTGGCATTTCAGTAAATATAGGTGTTTtagatattaataaaataatcatcTCATTTAATGCTTAATTCAGTTGACAATATTACCCTTTCTTTATAACTCACTTATTCCATTCTTTTTTTAGACGTACTTTACCACTTAACatttttactactactactttatttctatttatattatACTTTAGTATATAATCTTAATAACagtgtttttaattttattttttaaattttgtacttgttaaaacaaatttaaggttaattaaaattatcaattcaatataaaattaataaaacatccaattattttaacTATGTATGGATCTACCATTTGAATAtcaaattattcaattaaatataaaatcgaATTGAAAATCGATTGACTTAATAAGATATCaatcaaaaaaataattgaatgaaaGAAAGATAGAATTCGTAAAAATTAAGGActcattaattttatactccactaATTTGCTTAAAAACCAAAATtcattttgtctatttttttctataacttaataaatgaatataaa
This sequence is a window from Salvia splendens isolate huo1 chromosome 5, SspV2, whole genome shotgun sequence. Protein-coding genes within it:
- the LOC121805256 gene encoding serine/threonine-protein phosphatase PP2A-2 catalytic subunit — translated: MSADLVAESTHGNLDEQIAQLNQCKPLAEPEVRALCEKAKEILMEESNVQPVKSPVTICGDIHGQFHDLAELFRIGGKCPDTNYLFMGDYVDRGYYSVETVTLLVALKVRYPQRITILRGNHESRQITQVYGFYDECLRKYGNANVWKTFTDLFDYFPLTALVESEIFCLHGGLSPSIETLDNIRNFDRVQEVPHEGPMCDLLWSDPDDRCGWGISPRGAGYTFGQDISEQFNHSNSLKLIARAHQLVMEGYNWAHEQKVVTIFSAPNYCYRCGNMASILEVDDCREHTFIQFEPAPRRGEPDVTRRTPDYFL